The DNA segment gtcccagaAGCGACTCTCTACGCCGCAGCGCTATCATTCCATAGCACTTCTATTTGTGACGCGAATCGCTGCTAAACCACgtaaatctcaacagagcaacgtaatacacttccgccccctttcaaaataaaacacaacatgcagttcatgtagcttatcacaacttcacatcaacgttacgtcaaACAGTCAGacgatcaaagggtctcaacatggacgatgagactaattgttgaagtggaacaacacacaatcatttatgaaacaacacatgcttttttataatttcttccacgtcggagaagcaaagtcagctgtttgttgttgtttatcgTGGGGTGTCACGTGATCTCACGTGAATGCGGCTGGCTCACTACGCTGCCGTTACGCTGCCGGTGGGAGTTGAGGCCGGGCAAAGAGCGGAGCTAAACCGCGGCActtacgtcccctgtgtgagtccccagTAAGAATTATACAGAAGCTCTCTTTGCTTACTATATCGTTACAAATCCTACCACAGTCTCGTTAGTCGTTATCATCTATGGAATACGAGACAATAAAAGATATGTTCTGTAAAGACTTGATACTTTAAAGGTGCAGCGTGGCCCTTTATTTTAAGAATGAGGCAAACATGGTATACAATATTcttaactatgttttcatgcatgtgtaatcccctaaaaataagaatctttattGTTGTCACCTAAAAAGTCTCGTTTTATGTAGATaatcctctttcatggaggccgcaatgttgaaacactgtttctacagtagcccagaacagaccaactaaatactgactgtgGCTGTGACTGTTATGTTATGATATGGagctacagtatataaataaaattgaattgaattgtttctcctttacactaggaaggtgagggtgatgtgaggagattgcaatgcggtaattacaccactagatgctactaaattcTACTGGACTGGACTTATCTAAttctatactgtgtgtgtgttcctatcagaaacacacacacacacacacacacacacacacacacactgtaatttcTCTATATAAACTCAAACTCAGTCACATGAGGCAGATTCATCTTCAGATCACAATCCACTGTCTGAGGTCAGTACTGTATTATTAtgtcataaaaaatgtaaaacagacttagcaaatgtttctttattataaaatgtcttttgtgtttttaaagcagttCATCGGCTGCTGACATGAATTTCACACCTGTGGAAAGCAATGTGTCAGGAGCTGTGCCCTCCAAGGTCACGTTGTTTACAGGTATTGACAAGGTTATGATCATTGTTTGTCTGGGCATCACCATCAACTACATCAATGCTACCATGGTCCACACATTCAGCAAACACCACgtgtgtattttattaaatccaCTTGTTTTATAGCTATTCTTCAGTATAACTAACCATTGTTTGTGCAGTTAGAATAGTGTTTTCTAGATCCTGTACCATTCTTTGTTAGTACTACTTGGAGTAGTTCACACAGACAACTCTGAGAAAGGTAAAACATGTAACTGTGAAGCAGCACTTACAGAGTGGAAACAATATAACGTGATCTTTATTTGTACGTGTACATAGAGTCTGTACGATGAAGTAACATGCAATTAATATGGGACACTAAAAAGAAATGCCAAAAGCaacatattcaaatgtattttgtatgaTTAACAAACTGAAAAGCAGAGTTGTtgaattttctgacattttataagaCAAAGCTTTAGTTTACGATTGAAAAAGTTTACAATTGTATGCAAACACCACGTGTGTATTTTATGAAATCCACTTGTTTTATAGCTATTGTTAGGATTAATGGTACAATAGCAGTACAATATACTGATGAGAACCTACAGGAGAAAAACCTGGGGTCAGTGAAATGTGACCTTATGATTACTCACGTTTTTTTGTGCAATTTATATGCAGCATTACTGTATGATAATTAAtctttagattattttattgatttattgattaactGTCTGGAATTGTCTATAATCAGTAAAAAGAAATGCCAAACACCATTTGCCAGAGTCAAAAGCAACATATTAATGTCTTGCTTTGTTTTACAATTGtaatgatgaaaaaagaagagaaccAGAACCAGTGAATGGATTATCAAAATATTTCCATTATATTCATTACAACTAATTAATTTTCTTAAATTGATTGagcagcagaaaatattttataatccATTCACTTTTTCcatcatttcagttttagtGCAGTCTatgatttgcatttttctgcaaTCTCACTTTGATTTGTTATATTTCAGATCTTCAAGGCGAACCCTCGCTTTATCCTTTTTATCCACCTGGTGTTCAACGACATGATCCAGCTGACAGTCAGcatctccatctctgtccttGGTTATGTCTTTGATACGATCCATGTCTAcatctgttttctcttcatgttGCCGGCCATCCTCGCCACACAGAACACCCCTCTGAATCTGGCTTTCATGGCAGCAGAGTGTTACATTGCTGTCTGCAATCCCCTCCGCTACAACAACATATGCACAGTCAAAAGAACATATATTGTTATTGGCATAATCTGGGCATTAAGTTCACTTTCTGTACTGCCAGATGTCTTCATTCTTTTGGCCACTGAACCTCTGGAGTTCTTCCATACCAGAGTTTTCTGCTTGAGGGATAGAGTGTTTAGGAGTGCCTACAGTGTAAAGAAGAGGAATGCATCCCACATATTGTTTCTGGTCGTGGTTTGGCTCACTCTGTTCTACACTTACGTCagaattttgtttgtggccAAAGCTGCTGATGCAGATgctaaaaaggcaaaaaacacgATCCTGCTTCATGGTTTTCAGGTGCTGATGTGTATGATGGTGTACGTGCAACCTTTGTTAATTCAAGTTCTTATATACGTGTTTCCGGGACAGTTCAGAACGACATACTTTGCTTTTTATGTTATAAACCAAATCCTCCCTCGCTTTGTTAGTCCTATTGTCTACGGGCTACGAGATAAGACTTTCAGGAAGTACTTCAAAAAGTATCTGTGTACAGTAAACTgccatcaaaaacaaaatcctgAACCCGgtgacataaaataatatttcgAGAACGCCATGATGTTGGAAAGTTACCTACAAATTTCATACAAACAGGAGCGGCGAGTCCGGCGACCTGGCTGTCTCCTCTTTGCCGAAACCGCaacattgcaaacaagagcggaacttaaagtgaagaatcgatctcaccaggctagtatagaatcgatctcaccaggctagtatcaatccgataccgacttggtattGATACTATCAATATTTGGATCGACCTGCCCACCACTACTATTCGATATTAGTGACAATATTAATCTGGTCATAGGATCTGCAGTATAATACAGAATACAGGATACAAATCGTGCCGCGATCTGTTAGTCCAATCATCTACGGAATACGAGACAATACTTTCAGTAAGTACTTGAAAAGGTATCTGTAAAGACTCCATACTGGAAGCGACCATTGAAAACTTTActgagaaagtttttttttaataaaaggagAATTAAAGGGAAATATTTCCACGACTATTGAGTACTGAGCAGCTGATGAAACtgaacttttatattttaatgttatttgtttaattgtgtAATTCCAAACTTATATATCGACATATCAGAGGCTGCACATCACGTCCAGATTCAAGTCAATTCAGGTTAGATTTTATGTTCATTCAGTGTTAGTCGTTTCAATGCTTTCTATCACTGATCAGTGATAATTCAAATTCATTGTTAGTTAGTTTCAAACTTATTGGTCTAATTctatactgtcagtgtgtgttcctatcagaaacacacacacccacacacacacactgtaacttcTCTATATAAACTCAAACTCAGTCACATGAGGCAGATTCATCTTCAGATCACAATCCACTGTCTGAGGTCAGTACTGAATTATTAtgtcataaaaaatgtaaaacagactttgcaaatgtttctttattataaaatgtcttttgtgtttttaaaccagTTCATCGGCTGCTGACATGAATTTCACACCTGTGGAAAGCAATGTGACAGGAGCTGTGCCCTCCGAGGTCACGTTGTTTAAAGGTATCGGCAGGGTTATGATCATTGTTTGTCTGGGCATCACCATCAACTACATCAATGCTACCATGGTCCACACATTCAGCAAACACCACgtgtgtattttattaaatccaCTTGTTTTATAGCTATTCTTCAGTATAACTAACCATTGTTTGTGCAGTTAGAATAGTGTGGAAACAATATAACGTGATCTTTATTTGTACGTGTACATAGAGTCTGTACGATGAAGTAACATGTAATTAATATGGGACACTAAAGAGAAATGCCAAAAGCaacatattcaaatgtattttgtatgaTTAACAAACTGAAACGCAGAGTTGTtaaatattctgacattttataagaCAAAGCTTTAGTTTACGATTGAAAAAGTTTACAATTGTATAAGTTtacaattatcaaaatattttctGATGCTCAATTGATCAATTTAGAGActcatcatttcagttttaatgcAGTCAAGgatttgcatttttctgcaatgtcactttgatttgttacacattcatatttttaagagcAAACTTAAGATGTTAAGAACTTAATCAGTTTTACCAttagtttcttcttttgtttgtcttttattttcgatgtcttttattttcgatgtattattttatttcattttatttgtttttatctaattcatttttaacctgGGTCCGGGGTGAGCGGTGGGTGTCGGGGGTTTTTATGTGAAGTGATTTGTGTTACATGTATTCTATAAAAAGTGCTacacaaataaagtctgattaattgatttgattcatttcagaTCTTCAAGGTGAACCCTCGCTTTATCCTTTTTATCCACCTGGTGTTCAACGACATGATCCAGCTCACAGCCAGcatctccatctctgtcctctATTATGTCTTTGATACAATCCATGTCTACCTCTGTTGTCTCTTCATGTTGCCGGCCATCCTCACCACACAGAACACCCCTCTGAATCTGGCTTTCATGGCAGCAGAGTGTTACATTGCTGTCTGCATTCCCCTCCGCTACAACAACATATGTACAGTCAAAAGAACATATATTGTTATTGGCATAATCTGGACATTAAGTTCACTTTCTGTACTGCCAGATGTCTTCATTCTTTTGGCCACTGAACCTCTGGAGTTCTTTCATACCAGAGTTTTCTGCTTGAGGGATACAGTGTTTAGGAGTGCCTACAGTGTAAAGAAGAGGGATGCATCCCACATATTGTTTCTGGTCGTGGTTTGGCTCACTCTGTTCTACACTTACTTCagaattttgtttgtggccAAAGCTGCTGATGCAGATGCTAAAAAGGCAAGAAACACGATCCTGCTTCATGGTTTTCAGGTGTTGCTGTGTATGACGGTGTATGTGCAACCTTTGTTAATTCAAGTTCTCACATACACGTTTCCAGGACAGTTCAGAACGatatattttgctttttatgttatAAACCAAATCCTCCCTCGCTTTGTTAGTCCTATTGTCTACGGGCTACGAGATAAGACTTTCAGGAAGTACTTCAAAAAGTATCTGTGTACAGTAAACTGCCATCCAAAACAAAATCCTTAACCcggtgaaataaaatattttagagAACGCCATGATGTTGGAAAGTTAAAGTCCAATGTGGCACAAGTTTGCCTACAAATTTCATACAAAGAACTAACAATAAAaatcacagtacacagtattAAATGTCTCTGTGGTTAAACTGTCAACAGCTTTTGTTGTGGCTTCATGGTTTCATGATACATCGGATCTACAGTATTTACTTGATCTGTGAATGCTTTTGTAGTATCATTTCAGGGCCTGCACAGCTTCGAGACAAATTCGCTGTAAATTACCTACacttaaatcatttattttaagctAATGCTCCTGACGATACATTTCCTAGCATCACGGGGGTCACACAAACCCCTCAACTCAAACATGATGGTGATCCTTGGACCCTACACAAAAGGGTAGGCAATAAAGGAACTGCACCACCTCACCACAGAGTATGGAAATCGGGGCTACCTTGTGGAGCTATCAAGCATAGGATTATTATAAGTATACATGGTACCAGAACACCTTAGGCCTCAGATTGATGATTGACTTTGTGGTCGTAGTATATCTGTGTCTTGGACAATGATCATTAACTGGTGCTGAGTTGGATCAAATGACAGGGGAGGCTGCCAGACAGCCACACATTCCCAACTGACCTTTCGCCAAGCCCCTGCCCCCCTTAGCTAGGTCAGTCAAGCCCAACAGAGTGCTATGACGGGAAGAGATGCACCGGTACGTGTCAGTGACAGTTTTTGGAGCAATACCTCCGCGATGTCCTCCAGATCGAGACCAAACGGGTTACAATATGCAGTGGAGggatatattaaaaatattaaaatacgcAACAAAGGCGACATAACCACTATCGAGGCTAATGCTTACAAAGCGGTCTCAAGCGAAATCAGAGAAACCCCATGACCAAACCATTACGTGCTTGTCAACATCCATATTTATTGGCCTACCGTTTTTTGGGTGGCTTTCGACAGCCTCCGAGCTGCTCCCTAGCTGGGTTActggggactcacacagggAACGTAAGCTCCGTAAAACGGCTACGCCATCgtttagctccgtcctctgcccggcgtcaactcacaccgggcacgTGACAGCAGTGTAGCGAGCCAGCcatattcacgcgagatc comes from the Larimichthys crocea isolate SSNF chromosome VI, L_crocea_2.0, whole genome shotgun sequence genome and includes:
- the LOC113745894 gene encoding odorant receptor 131-2-like, whose protein sequence is MNFTPVESNVSGAVPSKVTLFTGIDKVMIIVCLGITINYINATMVHTFSKHHIFKANPRFILFIHLVFNDMIQLTVSISISVLGYVFDTIHVYICFLFMLPAILATQNTPLNLAFMAAECYIAVCNPLRYNNICTVKRTYIVIGIIWALSSLSVLPDVFILLATEPLEFFHTRVFCLRDRVFRSAYSVKKRNASHILFLVVVWLTLFYTYVRILFVAKAADADAKKAKNTILLHGFQVLMCMMVYVQPLLIQVLIYVFPGQFRTTYFAFYVINQILPRFVSPIVYGLRDKTFRKYFKKYLCTFIGC
- the LOC113745861 gene encoding odorant receptor 131-2-like — protein: MNFTPVESNVTGAVPSEVTLFKGIGRVMIIVCLGITINYINATMVHTFSKHHIFKVNPRFILFIHLVFNDMIQLTASISISVLYYVFDTIHVYLCCLFMLPAILTTQNTPLNLAFMAAECYIAVCIPLRYNNICTVKRTYIVIGIIWTLSSLSVLPDVFILLATEPLEFFHTRVFCLRDTVFRSAYSVKKRDASHILFLVVVWLTLFYTYFRILFVAKAADADAKKARNTILLHGFQVLLCMTVYVQPLLIQVLTYTFPGQFRTIYFAFYVINQILPRFVSPIVYGLRDKTFRKYFKKYLCTVNCHPKQNP